In Capillimicrobium parvum, a genomic segment contains:
- a CDS encoding DegV family protein, with amino-acid sequence MSGVAVVTDTTHYLPAGVVSAYGIHQVSLYVNWPDSQEREIDLPSFDAFYDRLRAARQLPTTSQPSVGDFLAVYEPLLDAGRDIVSIHISGGISGTVESARQAAAQLGDRVRVIDSATACGGLGLMAMAAAKAAREGGDLDVCAARAQETRDGLTLWFAVDTLEFLVRGGRIGRAAGMVGTALKVKPILSVESEITPVERVRTSARAVARMVELLRSLHADGTDGWVVQHVQAPEQAAKLVEAGREIFGTEPVIVSEIGPVIGAHVGPGLIGAGAVPRALVQ; translated from the coding sequence ATGTCCGGGGTCGCCGTCGTCACCGACACCACGCACTACCTGCCGGCCGGCGTCGTGTCGGCGTACGGCATCCATCAGGTCTCCCTGTACGTCAACTGGCCCGACAGCCAGGAGCGCGAGATCGACCTGCCGTCGTTCGACGCCTTCTACGACCGGCTGCGCGCCGCGCGCCAGCTGCCGACGACGTCGCAGCCGTCGGTCGGCGACTTCCTCGCCGTCTACGAGCCGTTGCTCGACGCCGGCCGCGACATCGTCTCGATCCACATCTCCGGCGGCATCTCGGGAACCGTGGAGTCCGCGCGCCAGGCGGCCGCCCAGCTCGGCGACCGGGTGCGGGTCATCGACTCCGCCACGGCGTGCGGCGGGCTGGGGCTCATGGCGATGGCCGCGGCGAAGGCCGCCCGCGAAGGCGGCGACCTCGACGTCTGCGCCGCCCGGGCCCAGGAGACGCGCGACGGCCTCACCCTGTGGTTCGCGGTCGACACGCTCGAGTTCCTCGTGCGGGGCGGGCGCATCGGACGCGCGGCGGGGATGGTCGGCACCGCGCTGAAGGTCAAGCCGATCCTCAGCGTCGAGTCCGAGATCACGCCGGTCGAGCGCGTGCGCACGTCCGCGCGCGCCGTCGCGCGCATGGTCGAGCTGCTGCGCTCCCTGCACGCCGACGGCACGGACGGCTGGGTCGTCCAGCACGTCCAGGCCCCCGAGCAGGCGGCCAAGCTCGTCGAGGCCGGTCGCGAGATCTTCGGCACGGAGCCGGTGATCGTGTCCGAGATCGGCCCGGTCATCGGCGCGCACGTCGGCCCCGGGCTCATCGGGGCCGGCGCCGTGCCGCGCGCGCTCGTGCAGTAG
- a CDS encoding DUF4242 domain-containing protein: MQLYAIRRRNAWKTPEELKATAERSAAEGDKTPDQVRWIRSYVVAEDDGTLGTVCIYQAASPEAIRDHARRTGMPADEITPVADTVIVRPDPEPAVAGASS; the protein is encoded by the coding sequence ATGCAGCTGTACGCCATCCGTCGCCGCAACGCGTGGAAGACCCCCGAGGAGCTCAAGGCCACGGCCGAGCGCTCGGCCGCCGAGGGCGACAAGACCCCGGACCAGGTGCGCTGGATCCGCTCGTACGTCGTCGCAGAGGACGACGGGACGCTCGGCACCGTCTGCATCTACCAGGCCGCCAGCCCCGAGGCGATCCGCGACCACGCCCGTCGCACGGGCATGCCGGCGGACGAGATCACCCCGGTCGCCGACACCGTGATCGTGCGTCCCGACCCCGAGCCGGCCGTCGCCGGCGCGAGTTCCTGA